A window of the Oncorhynchus kisutch isolate 150728-3 linkage group LG12, Okis_V2, whole genome shotgun sequence genome harbors these coding sequences:
- the spcs3 gene encoding signal peptidase complex subunit 3, with protein MNTVLSRANSLFAFSLSVMAALTFGCFITTAFKDRRVPVDIHVSRVMLKNVDDFTGPRERSDLGFITFDLSADIKPIFDWNVKQLFLYLSAEYATKSNALNQVVLWDKIVLRGESTKLNLRDMKSKYFFFDDGNGLRANKNITLTLSWNVVPNAGILPLVMGSGHISVPFPESYETTKSY; from the exons ATGAATACAGTGTTATCGAGGGCAAATTCCCTCTTTGCCTTCTCGCTCAGCGTGATGGCAGCTTTGACGTTTGGCTGTTTTATCACGACAGCGTTCAAAGACAGGAGGGTGCCGGTGGATATCCACGTCTCGAGAGTAATGCT GAAAAACGTGGATGACTTCACAGGACCCAGGGAGAGAAGTGACCTGGGGTTCATCACCTTTGACCTCTCTGCTGACATAAAGCCCATATTTGACTGGAACGTCAAGCAGCTCTTCCTCTACTTGTCTGCCGAGTACGCCACCAAGAGCAAC GCCCTGAACCAGGTGGTTCTGTGGGATAAGATCGTGCTCAGAGGAGAGAGCACCAAGCTCAACCTCAGAGACATGAAGTCCAAGTACTTCTTCTTCGATGACGGAAACGGTCTTCG GGCGAACAAAAACATCACCCTGACTCTGTCCTGGAACGTGGTGCCCAACGCTGGGATCCTGCCCCTGGTCATGGGCTCTGGCCACATATCTGTCCCCTTCCCCGAATCATACGAGACCACCAAGAGCTACTAA
- the asb5b gene encoding ankyrin repeat and SOCS box protein 5 isoform X1, translating into MTPNVDSQSFGTVHYSNVYLSIFALFCVKLFVKISLNILTHFYVVKGNRKEAARIAEEFYDFGQGHRSWADRSPLHEAACQGRLLALRTLLSQGYNANIPTIDHVTPLHEACLSDHASCAKALIAAGANVNATTIDGVTPLFNACSAGSATCTEVLLENGAKPQSEMCQPSPIHEASSKGRSACLEALITWGADVDYDIPHLGTPLYIACISSGLQCTQKLLDGGANVQKGRFLESPLHAAAQKDCPEIINVLLEFGANINAKNLELKRPVESAPPNSSAEETLLLYEATPQPLYQLCRLSVRDYMGRSRLHLIPQLHLPNLLKRFLQYR; encoded by the exons ATGACTCCAAATGTGGATAGCCAGTCTTTTGGAACAGTACACTACTCCAATGTCTACCTCTCCATATTCGCTCTGTTTTGCGTCAAGCTCTTTGTCAAGATCAGCCTGAATATTCTCACCCACTTCTATGTGGTGAAGGGGAATCGGAAGGAGGCTGCCCGCATTGCAGAAGAGTTTTATGATTTTGGACAAGGGCACA GGTCATGGGCGGACCGGTCCCCTCTCCACGAGGCAGCTTGTCAGGGCCGTCTCCTGGCCCTCAGGACCCTACTCTCACAG GGTTACAACGCAAACATCCCTACCATAGACCATGTGACGCCGTTGCATGAGGCTTGTCTGTCAGACCACGCGTCATGCGCCAAGGCGCTTATTGCAGCTGGTGCCAAT GTAAATGCCACCACCATTGATGGGGTGACGCCGCTGTTCAATGCCTGCTCAGCGGGCAGTGCCACCTGTACAGAGGTACTGCTGGAAAACGGTGCCAAGCCCCAGTCAGAGATGTGCCAGCCCTCGCCCATACACGAAGCCTCCAGCAAAG gcaGAAGTGCTTGTCTGGAGGCACTGATCACATGGGGAGCAGACGTGGACTATGATATTCCTCACCTGGGAACCCCCCTGTACATCGCCTGCatctcctcaggactccagtgcaCACAGAAACTCCTCGATGGAG GGGCCAATGTGCAGAAGGGCAGGTTCCTGGAGAGCCCGCTCCATGCAGCAGCTCAGAAGGACTGTCCTGAGATCATCAATGTGTTGTTAGAGTTTGGAGCAAACATTAACGCTAAAAACCTAGAGCTGAAGAGACCGGTGGAGTCAGCCCCACCTAACAGCTCAGCAGAGGAGACGTTACTGCTGTATGAAG caacACCTCAGCCACTATATCAGCTGTGTCGTCTCAGTGTCAGAGATTATATGG
- the asb5b gene encoding ankyrin repeat and SOCS box protein 5 isoform X2: MPEVPPAESSSEQQPENTQRKRTLENTDDYTAKKKQRCWGILTSQGSWADRSPLHEAACQGRLLALRTLLSQGYNANIPTIDHVTPLHEACLSDHASCAKALIAAGANVNATTIDGVTPLFNACSAGSATCTEVLLENGAKPQSEMCQPSPIHEASSKGRSACLEALITWGADVDYDIPHLGTPLYIACISSGLQCTQKLLDGGANVQKGRFLESPLHAAAQKDCPEIINVLLEFGANINAKNLELKRPVESAPPNSSAEETLLLYEATPQPLYQLCRLSVRDYMGRSRLHLIPQLHLPNLLKRFLQYR; this comes from the exons ATGCCTGAAGTTCCACCTGCAGAGAGCTCGAGCGAACAGCAGCCAGAAAACACGCAGAGGAAAAGAACGTTAGAGAACACAGACGATTACACCGCAAAAAAGAAACAACGCTGCTGGGGTATTTTAACTAGCCAAG GGTCATGGGCGGACCGGTCCCCTCTCCACGAGGCAGCTTGTCAGGGCCGTCTCCTGGCCCTCAGGACCCTACTCTCACAG GGTTACAACGCAAACATCCCTACCATAGACCATGTGACGCCGTTGCATGAGGCTTGTCTGTCAGACCACGCGTCATGCGCCAAGGCGCTTATTGCAGCTGGTGCCAAT GTAAATGCCACCACCATTGATGGGGTGACGCCGCTGTTCAATGCCTGCTCAGCGGGCAGTGCCACCTGTACAGAGGTACTGCTGGAAAACGGTGCCAAGCCCCAGTCAGAGATGTGCCAGCCCTCGCCCATACACGAAGCCTCCAGCAAAG gcaGAAGTGCTTGTCTGGAGGCACTGATCACATGGGGAGCAGACGTGGACTATGATATTCCTCACCTGGGAACCCCCCTGTACATCGCCTGCatctcctcaggactccagtgcaCACAGAAACTCCTCGATGGAG GGGCCAATGTGCAGAAGGGCAGGTTCCTGGAGAGCCCGCTCCATGCAGCAGCTCAGAAGGACTGTCCTGAGATCATCAATGTGTTGTTAGAGTTTGGAGCAAACATTAACGCTAAAAACCTAGAGCTGAAGAGACCGGTGGAGTCAGCCCCACCTAACAGCTCAGCAGAGGAGACGTTACTGCTGTATGAAG caacACCTCAGCCACTATATCAGCTGTGTCGTCTCAGTGTCAGAGATTATATGG
- the asb5b gene encoding ankyrin repeat and SOCS box protein 5 isoform X3, with the protein MSYTYQWLDVPWGDGDMGSWADRSPLHEAACQGRLLALRTLLSQGYNANIPTIDHVTPLHEACLSDHASCAKALIAAGANVNATTIDGVTPLFNACSAGSATCTEVLLENGAKPQSEMCQPSPIHEASSKGRSACLEALITWGADVDYDIPHLGTPLYIACISSGLQCTQKLLDGGANVQKGRFLESPLHAAAQKDCPEIINVLLEFGANINAKNLELKRPVESAPPNSSAEETLLLYEATPQPLYQLCRLSVRDYMGRSRLHLIPQLHLPNLLKRFLQYR; encoded by the exons ATGTCATATACCTATCAATGGCTAGATGTTCCATGGGGAGACGGAGACATGG GGTCATGGGCGGACCGGTCCCCTCTCCACGAGGCAGCTTGTCAGGGCCGTCTCCTGGCCCTCAGGACCCTACTCTCACAG GGTTACAACGCAAACATCCCTACCATAGACCATGTGACGCCGTTGCATGAGGCTTGTCTGTCAGACCACGCGTCATGCGCCAAGGCGCTTATTGCAGCTGGTGCCAAT GTAAATGCCACCACCATTGATGGGGTGACGCCGCTGTTCAATGCCTGCTCAGCGGGCAGTGCCACCTGTACAGAGGTACTGCTGGAAAACGGTGCCAAGCCCCAGTCAGAGATGTGCCAGCCCTCGCCCATACACGAAGCCTCCAGCAAAG gcaGAAGTGCTTGTCTGGAGGCACTGATCACATGGGGAGCAGACGTGGACTATGATATTCCTCACCTGGGAACCCCCCTGTACATCGCCTGCatctcctcaggactccagtgcaCACAGAAACTCCTCGATGGAG GGGCCAATGTGCAGAAGGGCAGGTTCCTGGAGAGCCCGCTCCATGCAGCAGCTCAGAAGGACTGTCCTGAGATCATCAATGTGTTGTTAGAGTTTGGAGCAAACATTAACGCTAAAAACCTAGAGCTGAAGAGACCGGTGGAGTCAGCCCCACCTAACAGCTCAGCAGAGGAGACGTTACTGCTGTATGAAG caacACCTCAGCCACTATATCAGCTGTGTCGTCTCAGTGTCAGAGATTATATGG